A stretch of the Arachis stenosperma cultivar V10309 chromosome 6, arast.V10309.gnm1.PFL2, whole genome shotgun sequence genome encodes the following:
- the LOC130933903 gene encoding uric acid degradation bifunctional protein TTL-like: protein MEERDLLECCGSIKFASEMASASPFSSLQHALDVASNIWCNKINVHSWLISLNVHTNICEKSPFSHAFYTNTPMDSITEEIYALSVQYLQRHGFPYFTISSEWDADVILMDLKTSVKTKPLCEFEWARRKQFIIIKQYIARFFQKKGYIRSTTELPETQATVKNFDLNKKPF from the exons ATGGAAGAGCGCGATTTGCTTGAATGCTGTGGAAGCATCAAGTTTGCATCGGAAATGGCTTCTGCTTCTCCATTCTCCTCGTTGCAACACGCACTCGATGTGGCCTCCAATATTTGGTGTAACAAGATTAATGTGCATTCTTGGCTGATATCACTCAATGTTCACACCAATATCTGTGAAAAGTCGCCCTTCTCACATGCATTCTACACTAATACCCCAATGGATTCTATTACAGAG GAGATATATGCACTTAGCGTGCAGTATCTGCAAAGGCATGGATTTCcatattttactatttcttcTGAATGGGATGCAGATGTTATACTAATGGATCTAAAG ACAAGCGTTAAAACCAAGCCATTATGCGAGTTTGAGTGGGCACGTCGAAAACAATTTATCATCATTAAACAATACATTGCAAGGTTTTTTCAAAAGAAAGGATATATTCGCTCTACAACTGAATTACCAGAGACCCAGGCTACGGTAAAAAATTTTGATCTCAACAAAAAGCCATTCTGA